From the Microtus ochrogaster isolate Prairie Vole_2 chromosome 8, MicOch1.0, whole genome shotgun sequence genome, the window NNNNNNNNNNNNNNNNNNNNNNNNNNNNNNNNNNNNNNNNNNNNNNNNNNNNNNNNNNNNNNNNNNNNNNNNNNNNNNNNNNNNNNNNNNNNNNNNNNNNNNNNNNNNNNNNNNNNNNNNNNNNNNNNNNNNNNNNNNNNNNNNNNNNNNNNNNNNNNNNNNNNNNNNNNNNNNNNNNNNNNNNNNNNNNNNNNNNNNNNNNNNNNNNNNNNNNNNNNNNNNNNNNNNNNNNNNNNNNNNNNNNNNNNNNNNNNNNNNNNNNNNNNNNNNNNNNNNNNNNNNNNNNNNNNNNNNNNNNNNNNNNNNNNNNNNNNNNNNNNNNNNNNNNNNNNNNNNNNNNNNNNNNNNNNNNNNNNNNNNNNNNNNNNNNNNNNNNNNNNNNNNNNNNNNNNNNNNNNNNNNNNNNNNNNNNNNNNNNNNNNNNNNNNNNNNNNNNNNNNNNNNNNNNNNNNNNNNNNNNNNNNNNNNNNNNNNNNNNNNNNNNNNNNNNNNNNNNNNNNNNNNNNNNNNNNNNNNNNNNNNNNNNNNNNNNNNNNNNNNNNNNNNNNNNNNNNNNNNNNNNNNNNNNNNNNNNNNNNNNNNNNNNNNNNNNNNNNNNNNNNNNNNNNNNNNNNNNNNNNNNNNNNNNNNNNNNNNNNNNNNNNNNNNNNNNNNNNNNNNNNNNNNNNNNNtctctctctctctcggtctcATGATGGTAGCTTTGACTGGCCTGAGGGGATCcatgtctttgcctccccagtgctaggactaaagaccTGTGGTGCATGCCAGGCCAgtagtctctttttaaaatgacaacaacaacataTCTTTCCAAATGTCCaatcaaagacaaaacaagacaaggtttggggctggagagatgccccacgcttaagagaactggctgctctttcagaggacccaagttcatttccaGTGCCctcactgggtggctcacaactacctggaactccagttccagggaatccaatgtctTCATCTGGTCTCAGCAGATACCTGCACACAtgtcatacactcacacagacacacataaagatAGATctaacagccgggcggtggtggtggcgcatgcctttaatccccagcactccggaggcagaggcaggcggatctctgtgagttcaaggccagcctggtctacggagcgagttccaggacggagcgagttccaggacgggcaccaaagctacagagaaaccttgtcttgaaacaaacaaacaaacaaacaaacagaaaaaaaaggtgaCAGACAATAGGTCTGAAGTGTACATACTTCCAAGAACTGCTGATGTctgaaatacaaagcaaaaccagGAGCCCAGAGAtgtgacagagagaaaaggggccACCAGGGCACTCTTTCAGATGACAGTGTGCTTGTGCTTACTCCCAAGACCACAGGGAGAGAGGTCTGAGGTTTACCTGCCTCACCAGGTGGCTGCTGCCTGGTGTCAACTCACTTTGCTTCATTTCACAAGCATTTTCTGAGCCCTGACCCTCTGAAGCAGCTCAAATGCCTGCGACGTCATAAGACTATGTTGTACTTCCTGGAACTGTCACAAAGGACAATTCTCATGGGTCACATTTGAGGTCATGCCCCATTTGCGGGTGGGGGGCAACCTAAGGCCTTAACATCTGGCTGCTATTCAACTTTGCAGATCCAGAACTgagccttttctgtcttttttttttttttttggtttttcgagacagggtttctctgtggctttggaNNNNNNNNNNNNNNNNNNNNNNNNNNNNNNNNNNNNNNNNNNNNNNNNNNNNNNNNNNNNNNNNNNNNNNNNNNNNNNNNNNNNNNNNNNNNNNNNNNNNNNNNNNNNNNNNNNNNNNNNNNNNNNNNNNNNNNNNNNNNNNNNNNNNNNNNNNNNNNNNNNNNNNNNNNNNNNNNNNNNNNNNNNNNNNNNNNNNNNNNNNNNNNNNNNNNNNNNNNNNNNNNNNNNNNNNNNNNNNNNNNNNNNNNNNNNNNNNNNNNNNNNNNNNNNNNNNNNNNNNNNNNNNNNNNNNNNNNNNNNNNNNNNNNNNNNNNNNNNNNNNNNNNNNNNNNNNNNNNNNNNNNNtacttcctgcctggtcacccaacctatacttcctgcctggtcacccaacctatacttcctgcctggctattggccaatcagcattgtaGTAAAATACagttgacagggtacagaccattgtcccacagcacatctcataaaaatttttctttaaaaatgacaaaataccaCGAAGTAAAGCTAACCACAGAAATGAATGACTTCTATAATGAAAGCTTTTAAAACAGAGAATTTGAAGAAGATACTCTAATAAGGAAAGAGGTTGTAGTGATATTAAAGGTCATGTGGACAGCTTTACTTAGCTACTGCTGGCTAACTTTAATAATGACCACAAAATAAAGAGAAGCTTGCTAGGTATAACTTGAATGTGGGAATCATCACAAATAGGTACCTGGTTTTGTAGtaagacaataaagaaataggaaagaccTATATTATtgttctctaaagaaacagaactgataaaaTTCCCCACTCCAAgtaaccattagataaagttactaaacattcctgaatcctggattcaccccttctcctcatctaatctcttttgtgataaccaACTTTGGGGACACCCAGATTTGTTTAAAGGTGGGCCATGCTATCTTCCTGCTGAGTGCATGTCTTCTATAGAagtttctatgtggtctgttagcatgTAATTTTGTGGGtttgactctatgtaaatttcactgttagaacaaagaatgaatgCTATCACTCTAAAGCCTCAAGGTGTGGGGGAATGGAACAAGGTCACTCCATTGCCCATGCAGAAGTCACACTGCTGATGTGTTTTGGGAATGAACCCtatttcaaagggaagaatcatggcttcacaaggtttttacaAATATGACAATGActttttcaaaagacaaatattccCACAACTCTGCAAAATGGGTTACTCCATGTggacatgtacatatacacttcCTATGGATCTGCCTATTGGTCTGTCAGGTGTATATTCACTGtatagtcttgtgggctccaacagcaaacctgatccctcatgttcccatacccccatcccttctcctcccccagtttacccaggtgatctcttctatttccccctcCCAGGGAAATCCAAATACCTCTCTTTGGGCCCtccttattacctagcttctctggggctgtgttgaatgaactggccttctcctgtaatcagattggtgacatcctaattgtcatcagagagcattcatctagtaactgatggaagcagatgcagagatccacagccaagtactaggccaagctccaggaatcctgttgaagaaagaaaggaaggattgtatgaaccaggaggtcaaggtcatgataTGGGAGCCCTCAGAGAGAGTTGACCTGAGATCCTGGGAACTCACCAATTCTGAACCAGCAGCTAAGGAGCCTGCATGGTACCAACCTAGACCCTCtatatgtgtgtgacagttgCATAGCTTGATCTGTTtatgggactcctagcagtgggatcaggccTTGTCCCTGGggcttgagctggcttttgagAACCTATTCCCTGatttgccttgcccagtcttgatGTAGGGGGAAGAGCTTGgacctgcctcagcttgatgtgTCATGCTTTGTAGACTCCCATGGGAGACCGGCCCCATTCTAAATAGAGATGGAGGAGAAGTAAATGGAGGTAGAACTGAGGTGTGGGGGTAGGGAatagaaggagaggaggcaggggcaactctagttggtatgtaaaataaatgaaaaaaataataaaaaataaaaagaaagagtggTGATTTTAGGCAAgttcccacctacctaagcttCCAGCTTGCACAagggaattaaagaaaatctttaacaGTGGAGGAAACTATCTACCACAGAAAGCTGATACAAATACAGTTCAATATGGGGGCCAAGTTCCAGACCCATCAAGCAGCAAAGCTGGCAGCTTTGGCCCTgtggttctggttttagagtGAAGACAGCAAGGAAGTTGTGGAATCTCCTTTTACAGCAAAGGAAAATGTTAAGGTTTCTTTTTGACCTGACTaacctctctgccaacacaacaatctaaatcaaaccaaatcaaaacaaattagaaaagaccAGGGTTTAATGGATATTAGTGCTCGCAGGAGGCcctccaggaaaacacagagaggggaaaggagaattGGAGAGACCACGTGTTTGTtctgggggggcagtttaaatagcctgtgggagtggtcttaaccctccctggggaggattcactgtttggtgggctttcttgaaGGTGGAGTTtgaactgaggcaactcccaggggaggtggcTTTGAAACGGAACTTTCCACCCATCAttccaaaatggatgccaggaacTGGGTGAAGCCTGTgtgtatttttagcaggaaacttaacaaatgagataATGAGCTACCACTACCTTATGGGAGtgataaatgaacagaaatcagacagctttctttttgttgttttgttttgttttgttttgttttgttttttagacatcaggcaatcccaagtctctccataGTCTTTGGTGAACACCAGTCTAGGAAGCAGTATTGTTGTTAGTTGCTGAGTCCATTAGGcccaaagattttcctgtggggggaagatttagtctgtctgtcttggcaggatgagaccATTGATCCCCTGTTGTAGTGTCCAGTAAGCTAATGAGGTGGAAGGCCCCTTTTTGCTGTCtgggtggctttgccatacccaaaggcaagTCTCCAGGCAGAAGGTCTTTTGTAACCATATATCTTCTTTTAGaagctataggatgctgcaggagctggcatgtttctgtgttagaagctcttttgttaagtGCCacactctcagatctgtaaaggcactgaAGAATTGGGTACCATCACCTgatagttatatttaaattagacattTAAGTTAAATTCAGACATTTATTTTGCCCAATTAGTTACAACTAATTTACCAACGCTAGTAAATgtaaaacaatgaaaaggaatattttaataaggcAAAGAATACTCGCACAATACTCTTATTAAAAAGATGATGGTAGATAACAGTGACGTCAAAATGGAAACTACCcaagtgtttgtatttttccagagctgttgtaatctggagttacaagttttacagatcttaaatcatgctcacatacacacagagaaataagacaagcacactatggaaacaaaacacatacacatgtagacaTAAAAGCATAGTAtggccacattattttaacatcagataaacaaaacattattttaggaacctgtgtcagctgactAACTTAAAAATCCTTGTGTAGGcaggcagcagaagccagagaagcacaCACGTGGTCCCATTAAGGACCAGATCAGCAGACACTGCAAGAGGAAATAGAAACATAAGGATGGAACACCTATACGGTTTTAAAGTGGAAGGACAGCGGCAGAGGGTGGGGGGGAGACAACAGATGGTTGTAGAGAATCCCAGCATGAGACAAACAGTAAACAGCTAATGAATAGCATTTTTGTTGTCTGATTctttagaaagaatgaagaaataaagaaaattttgtcttgTTAGGGATTACAAATTGTTCGTGAAAAAATATCAAGATTCTATTagttatttaggttataaaataggtttagaAAAAAACTATAACCCAAAATGTACAAATTAAGAGAGATCAATTGAAGACTCTTAATGTCTTCCAAAGTTTGCTAAGAGTCATTTTCCTTCTATGATGCACTActgggataaaacctgatgaaCTGTTAACTTgaacaaaaccttagatgatgGTCTTGTCAGAGCTGATCGACCTGAAGAAGCTGACTTTGCTGAACAAGCACAGGAGCCATGAGTCATCCAGTTACCTTGCGAGGAAGAAAGGGAGCTGCCTAGAAAAGCCACAGCTGGACAAACGCTGTCTCTACTCTAGAGATCAAGCTATTGCTAAGACTCTTGGGTGAGTACAGAAGCCAACAGCGGGTTCTGGACTCACTCAGGAAAGGGTCTGTTCAGGCAGGTGTCCCGAGGAGAGGATGCAGCTTCCCCAAACATACTCTGTATACATGTAGCCAGAGGATTGGCAAACTATTAGAAACAGGATTCTATCTCCAGCCCTTGCAGTGACTTGGTCCTTGATCCAAGGCCATTCAGGTTCACTTGCTGTTCCTTTGCGTTCCCCAGACTCTGCCCCCCTTACCTCCATTGACAGGTCTTTTTCCCAATAGGAGTTCTACGTAATTTGGCTCATCACCTGCACACTTATCAGACAGCAGAAGGTCTTTAAGATCTTGTTCCCTACTCTAAAACCCCTCTCTCTGCTGGTCACAGGTAGTATATGACTAATGCCTGTGAGATGAAGGGGAGATGAAGATCATAATGTCGTGAGGTCAGAAAGGGAGGGATCACTGAGGTAAACACTGGGAATCTGGAGAGAGAAAGCTAAGTTTAGGCCCAGGCCCTGTAGCTCACGAACTATATAACTTTGTCTGACAAATCACACAATTCTTTTGTCTCATGCATAAAATGAAACTACCATCCTAAATCCTCAGGCCAATACATTTTGTAAATTTCAAAGCACTCTGAAGATGTTGGGGCTAATACCATTGTGGCCCAGAGTGCTTTTGGATGTAGCAGAATATTAAGGTTCAGGGAAAAGCCGGGTAGTGATGgagcatgccttttatcccagctctCCAGGGAAGCAGacggaggcggatctctgtgagttcaaggccagcctggtctataagagctagttccaggacaagcttcaaagctacagagaaaccttgtctcgaaaaaccaaaataaataaattaataaataaaaataaagagttcaGGAAAAGTTGGTCATGCTGGCACATGCTTAAAAATCTCAGAATATGGGAAGTTGAGACTGGAAGATCAAAAGTTTAAGTTTAGGGAAATCATGGCTGGTACCAGAGAACTAGCTACACAGGGCTAGTGAAGAAGGGTAGTTCTAAACATTTGCCCTTGTACTCACAGATAAGAATAGTCCTCAGCCCTCTTTTGCATCAGGCAAAGAGAGACCGATATAGAAAAACACAagcaatcaaaatacagagttgtggagTCCAGTCCCACTGGATAATCTATAAAACAGTTCCCACACCTACAGCTCAGGgaccattgcagaagagggacagagagcagaggCTTTGTTAGGAGAGTGTCTCCCACGAATggcagaagctacacccatgaagtctcatcaataAGGCTGCCTACACAGGAACTAAATAAGGACAATAGATGCACTATTATAGCCCAAGTGAGTAAGTTATAGACCATCATGCCAATCACGTCTTTTGAGAGTGTAATTCCAAAAGTCAGGAGGCtcaagccagccttggctacagagtaaaaccctgcctcaaaaaaaccacagagaaaccctgtttcggaaaaaaacaaaacaaaacaagaaaaaaaaacacgcaAGTAAAGATTAATCTTGAGGAAATGGTGTAACTAAAACCGAACTGCCCAGATTGTAATGGATAAAACAGTGAAGaaaagctgggtgatggtgcacgcctttaaatccagcatttgggaggcagaggcaggcagatctgagctccagaccagcctggtctacagaaagagtttcaggatagccagggctacatagtaaaatactgtctgaaaaagcaaataaacaaaaagtacacacacacacacacacacacacacacacacaaaccgacaacaacaataaaaaacaccgAACAAAGAAGCTAGCAAATGGACAAGATTTCCATTGCAAGCTCTGGGGAGTTTggctgaagaaaggaaaagggtcCTAACAGAGATAAGGAGGATCTAGGGTATTTTGACTAGAATATTCTTTAgcgaaacaagacaaaaaaaattaatagatttaGGGGATTGAAtcttgtgcacacacagggcACTTGGAGCACTTTTGAATTCTTAATAAACATACCACACACTAGGAACTCAtggatttaaagagaaaaaacaaacaaacaaaaatggccaGTCCTTGAACCTTTAAAGTATTTGGGATCAACTGGGAGACAAATTAACTTGGTAATGAAGAGAGTTACTTGCAAGATTGTGTGGTGATTCAAGGAAACAACAGACAAAACAGGTCCAAGAAGGCCCACACCGGAAATGCTCGCATCAGGAGCACACTGGGCTGGGAACCTCGGGTCCCAGTAAGAGCGTTATCTGCCAGGTTCTGAAGAAAATTTAAACGTGGtgtttatacaaaatatttacgAAATCTAGATTCCTGAAGCACAGCAGGCTGTTTAAACTTGACAGGACGACCATAAAGATGGGACAAGAGGCAAGGAGAAGGGTAGTGCCCACGCAAGGGAGGGCAGAGGCCGTGAGGCAGCTTCCCAACGGCCGGGAGTCAGCAAACCACACAACTGGAACAGAGCAGGGTAATCTGAACGCTCCGCCTGCTGCGCCGCTGTTAGGATTTGCTCCGAGACGCCGGCGCCGGCGGGAAACCCCGCCCTCCTACACTGAAAGGAAGCGGCTGGCGGCTGCCGGAAGCCGACGTTAGCGCAGCCCCGCCCAAGGCCAGCCTCCTGGCCGGAAATGATGCATTCGTCCCGCCCCTACACTTGGTACCTCGCGATACTTCGCTggttcctccctttttcctttctgccacCGCCATGGTAGGTCTTCCTTTCTTGGCCTCCGCGTCTTCGCGGCTGTTCGGAGCTCTCCTTCTCTACATCTCAGCTGCTTGCCCTGATCTTAGTGGGTCTTCGTGGCTACGCGTAGCTTGCGGGGCGGGGGATGGCACGCATGGGTCTGGGGCGAGGAGCCTGGGGCCGCGTGTTCCAGCCTGAGTTCGGATCCCTGATACACGCGGGCTTGGGCGTCCGGCCCCGTCGGGTAACTTCAACCTTGCTGAGTGCTCCAGAAGGCAAGTCCTTGATTGCAGGCATATTTCAGGCAGTAAGCGTTGCTCACCCCTGCCTACCCTTTTCGTAGGCCTAACGACTTTGCTGTTTTTCCCGTATAGCCATCCAGACTGAGGAAGACCCGGAAACTCCGGGGCCACGTGAGCCACGGCCATGGCCGAATCGGTAAGTGTGGGCCTCTTTCGTGGTAGGCCTTTAGGCTCTGTTTCGGGTGTTTACTGAACGGTTGAACAACTTAGACGCGAGTAGAGGAAAAACTATTTGTTGCCAGTCGGATTGAACATTAAAGACTCTCAAGTGCaatttaagataattttatgTTGGTAGCGGAGTGCAAGTTAAGCACAGCGCTGTGATGTGGAACGTCGAGAAAGTGACCATCTAGAGAAGGCTGATAGCCATGTAGCTTTGCATGTTTGCAGGTAAACACCGCAAGCATCCGGGAGGACGCGGGAACGCTggaggcatgcatcatcacaggATCAACTTCGACAAATAGTGAGTGTTTCTTGGAGGTCGGTTTTAACTGACAGCGGCGGCTTTGGAGGTAGGGACAGAGAGGGTAACTTAGAACCTTCGGAAATCGATTTCTTGACTTAGGTTACTGCTAGCTTTAGCAACTTGATGTGTCAGAGAGAACCTGCCCGAGGCTAGAGTCACGCTCAGGTATTGATTGTTGCCTTAGTGTGCTAGAGTCCTCGAAGAATAACTGCTAACCTTATTCACTGACTGTGGACTTTCTGACACGGTCAGTCACCAGGTTAGTGACATGCATAAGAATGGAGGTTAGGTTGGCTTTTATCCAGCCATTAGAGGATGGCGTTTAGGGATCCTCTTGAAATGGGTGCTAGTGAGTGAAGCTACTGAAGATAGTTCAGTGTATTTCGAGTTTCTGCTGTGTCAAAGTTTACGACGGTGAAAATTAACATTGCActaggaagagagaacctcaaagATGAGCTTGCAGGGAGGGAGGCTCTGAAGGTGCTTGCCTTCTCTTCCCAGTCATCCAGGTTACTTCGGGAAAGTTGGGATGAGGCATTACCACTTAAAGAGGAACCAGAGCTTCTGCCCGACTGTCAACCTGGATAAACTGTGGACGCTGGTCAGTGAGCAGACCCGGGTCAACGCTGCCAAGAACAAGACTGGAGTTGCTCCCATCATTGATGTCGTGCGATCGGTGAGTGAATTGGCGTGCTCCTTATCCTTAAGGGAACTTGTAGTTTTATCCTCTTTATCTCCTCTGGACCCAAACCTACATATATTTGGCATTGCCGATTAGAGAACCCTCATTTTAGTAGAATTGTTGCAGGTAGTTAAATTGGTTCCAACAAGCATTTGTTCCCCTCTCTGGTCCTTAAATGTGGAGAGTTCTGAGAACACATTcattatttgctttcatttcaaaCAAATATTGGCTATCATTTCAGTAAATAAGCTTTCCTGTGTTTATGCTGATTCTAACAGGCTTGGTTTTAACATGAGTACATAATTCATTCACAGTGTTCATTCAAGGCCCTAAATAGAGAAGAGTGCTTTTCCCCCATCACTGCTTAAGTGCAGAGACCCACACCATAGGTGTGTAGCCATAATTCCATTCCCAGCCTATTTAGTGGAGGTACCTGCAGAGTGGGGAGTTATGTGTTTAGCCGAGACTAGAGTCACATCCCGACATGGTGGTTGTCCTGGTGTGCTAGAGTTCTCGAAGAGAATCTGCTGGTCTCGATTCACTGGTAGGGGTCTTCAGTGTCCCTGTTAGTGCCCAGATCAGAAACATGTCCTGCCTGAGCCGACccatggtagtgcatgctttaatcccagcactatgaaTGTGttgttggatctctgtgaggccattCCTACatttgagttccagaccagcaaaGGTTACACAGACTATCTCAAAAAGGAGAACAAGTCCTACCTGCATCCTGGGATGTTTAGTATCTGCTGTAGTGTATTGTTTAGTATCTGCTGTAGtgtattaagaatattttttctcttctaggGCTACTACAaagttctggggaagggaaagctcCCTAAGCAGCCTGTCATCGTGAAAGCCAAATTTTTCAgcagaagagctgaagagaagaTAAAGGGTGTTGGAGGTGCCTGTGTTCTGGTGGCTTGAAGCCACTCAGGGAGGCTAATTAAATGCTAACTTTCCAAGTGGTCTGAGTGTAGGTTCTTGGGTTACATTTCTACGCATCCTTATCAGTATACTGGGACCTGTCTAATAGGTCCTAGAAAAATGTGAGGTATGGATTTCAGTCACAGTGTGGTCATCTCAAAGCGtgcgcctgtgtgtgtatatgcgtgtgtacTCGAGTGGCTTAGATTGCAGCAGTCATAAATTCATTATGTCCCtatgtatatatagtacatgGGTCTTGCTATTCAAGAAACTGATAAACACCATTACTTTTAGCTGAAAATGTATTGTAAAGAAAAATTCTAACAACCTGGCGACGCATGCATTataaatcctagcactctggaagcagggGTAGGTGGGTcttggatttgaggccagcctgcttttgTGCAGTATTATGGCCACATAATGAGATGGTTtgattcaaaaacaaaagtattttggACCAGAAATCAGGTTGGGTTAGTTTTCAGAAAATGTGAAATTCTGCTGTCTAGATTCCTACCAAAAAGATTCCAATAATGGCTCATTACTGGGCTACTAGGCTTGGAGCGGGGCCAGGAGCAGGGGTAGGAAGAGTGAGTTTGGTCTCAGATGAAATGGTATGGAATTGATTACTGATTTGGGAGTGGTGCTGACAGTGAAGTGAAAACTGATCGCTGGGGCTCCGTTACCGACTGATGGTATCTACCTGCAAGAATg encodes:
- the Rpl27a gene encoding 60S ribosomal protein L27a, whose protein sequence is MPSRLRKTRKLRGHVSHGHGRIGKHRKHPGGRGNAGGMHHHRINFDKYHPGYFGKVGMRHYHLKRNQSFCPTVNLDKLWTLVSEQTRVNAAKNKTGVAPIIDVVRSGYYKVLGKGKLPKQPVIVKAKFFSRRAEEKIKGVGGACVLVA